A genomic window from Paraburkholderia phytofirmans OLGA172 includes:
- a CDS encoding fructose bisphosphate aldolase, which translates to MLAQVLEKQGFFAALDQSGGSTPGALKLYGIPESAYSGDAEMFKLIHEMRVRIITAPAFTGDKVIGAILFEATMDGQALGKPVPAFLWEERGVVPFLKVDKGLEAEADGVQLMKPIPGLDALLDRATKLGICGTKMRSVINLNSANGIAAIVKQQFALAAQIDAHGLMPILEPEISIKSPDKPGAEATLLAELSKGLDALPNSRRVMLKLTIPDVADFYRPLIEHPRVARVVALSGGYTRADACERLASNHGMIASFSRALINELKESMSDSEFDAALAKSIDEIYRASVVKV; encoded by the coding sequence ATGCTTGCGCAAGTTCTTGAAAAACAGGGATTTTTCGCGGCCCTGGACCAGAGCGGCGGATCGACCCCCGGCGCCTTGAAGCTTTACGGCATTCCGGAGAGTGCCTACAGCGGTGACGCGGAGATGTTCAAACTGATCCACGAGATGCGGGTGCGCATCATCACCGCGCCTGCCTTTACAGGGGACAAGGTCATTGGGGCCATTCTGTTCGAAGCAACCATGGACGGACAGGCACTGGGGAAACCCGTTCCGGCGTTCCTGTGGGAGGAGCGCGGCGTCGTACCCTTCCTGAAGGTCGATAAGGGCCTGGAAGCCGAAGCCGACGGTGTGCAACTGATGAAGCCGATACCCGGCTTGGACGCGCTGCTCGATCGGGCCACGAAGCTCGGCATCTGCGGCACCAAGATGCGGTCGGTCATCAACCTGAATTCGGCAAACGGTATCGCTGCGATTGTGAAGCAACAGTTCGCGCTGGCAGCGCAGATCGACGCGCACGGTCTCATGCCGATACTGGAACCCGAAATTTCGATCAAGAGTCCGGACAAGCCAGGGGCGGAAGCCACCCTCCTCGCGGAACTGAGCAAAGGTCTCGACGCGTTGCCGAATAGCCGTCGCGTGATGCTCAAGCTGACCATACCTGACGTAGCGGACTTCTATCGTCCACTGATCGAGCACCCACGCGTCGCGCGGGTAGTCGCGCTTTCAGGAGGCTACACGCGAGCCGACGCCTGCGAGCGGCTCGCCTCCAATCACGGCATGATCGCCAGCTTCTCAAGGGCATTGATCAACGAGCTCAAGGAATCGATGAGCGACAGTGAGTTCGACGCGGCGCTCGCGAAGAGCATCGACGAGATCTATCGGGCCTCCGTCGTAAAGGTTTGA
- a CDS encoding 2-hydroxycarboxylate transporter family protein: MKTAASTPLPPNQAKKQAFWPHGWWRLMETRIGIIPLPIYVTAAALIAGLVYMGKLPNEISVVIVMFAFFGFTLAEIGKRIPIIRAIGAAAIFATFVPSALVYYKLLPPQIVKVTIDFTKSTNFLYLFIASIIVGSILGMDRQVLIKGFLKIFVPLASGTIVAGAVGTAVGTVLGLGAYHTFFFVVVPIMAGGVGEGAIPLTVGYAGILHQDPGVLFATVLPPVMLGSLSAIIFAGTLNFVGKRYPRFTGEGRLQPGENDEMDPAHEEISGNMDVTHIAAAGITALTLYVVGIMCQRLFGLPAPVAMLFIAVLLKLTQAVPPQLQEGAYVVYKFFSTAVTYPLLFAIGVALTPWDKLMASFNLPTIITIVSTVATLMATGALVGYWIKMYPIDTAIVNACHSGQGGTGDVAILTAANRMTLMPFAQIATRIGGAVTVTTVLIILSRSV, from the coding sequence ATGAAGACAGCGGCTTCCACGCCTCTACCGCCGAACCAGGCGAAGAAGCAGGCCTTCTGGCCCCACGGATGGTGGAGGCTGATGGAAACCCGTATCGGCATCATTCCGCTACCGATCTACGTGACTGCCGCAGCGCTGATCGCGGGTCTTGTCTACATGGGTAAGCTGCCGAACGAGATCTCAGTGGTCATCGTGATGTTCGCCTTCTTCGGCTTCACCCTCGCCGAGATCGGCAAGCGCATTCCGATCATCCGCGCAATCGGCGCCGCCGCCATATTTGCCACCTTCGTCCCGTCCGCGCTGGTTTACTACAAGTTGCTGCCGCCACAAATCGTGAAGGTGACGATTGATTTCACCAAGTCCACCAACTTTCTCTACCTGTTTATTGCGTCCATTATCGTGGGCAGCATCCTGGGGATGGACCGGCAGGTTCTCATCAAGGGCTTCCTCAAAATCTTCGTGCCGCTGGCGAGCGGAACGATCGTGGCCGGCGCGGTGGGCACAGCCGTCGGTACGGTATTGGGTCTAGGCGCGTATCACACATTTTTCTTCGTCGTCGTGCCGATCATGGCTGGCGGCGTCGGCGAAGGGGCCATTCCGCTTACAGTCGGTTACGCCGGAATTCTGCACCAGGACCCTGGCGTGCTGTTCGCCACCGTGCTGCCGCCGGTCATGCTTGGCAGCCTGTCGGCGATCATCTTCGCGGGGACGTTGAACTTCGTCGGCAAGCGATATCCGCGCTTCACGGGTGAAGGGCGCTTGCAGCCCGGCGAGAACGACGAGATGGACCCTGCACACGAAGAGATATCGGGAAACATGGACGTGACCCATATCGCCGCGGCGGGCATCACCGCCTTGACGCTCTACGTTGTCGGGATCATGTGCCAGCGACTGTTTGGCCTGCCGGCGCCGGTTGCGATGCTTTTCATCGCGGTCCTCCTCAAGCTGACGCAGGCGGTACCGCCGCAACTACAGGAGGGCGCTTATGTTGTGTACAAGTTCTTCTCCACGGCGGTCACCTACCCGTTGCTGTTTGCGATCGGCGTGGCGTTGACGCCATGGGACAAGCTGATGGCTTCCTTCAACCTGCCGACCATCATCACTATCGTGTCGACCGTTGCGACACTGATGGCGACCGGCGCCTTGGTGGGGTATTGGATAAAGATGTATCCGATTGACACGGCCATCGTGAACGCTTGCCACAGCGGCCAGGGCGGCACCGGCGACGTCGCCATCCTGACGGCGGCCAATCGCATGACGCTAATGCCGTTCGCCCAGATCGCGACCCGGATCGGCGGTGCGGTCACCGTGACGACCGTGCTGATAATCCTGTCGCGCTCTGTCTAG
- a CDS encoding methyl-accepting chemotaxis protein: MSNPLEIVELTHYVKKLATGKISDINDINRETTFLALNALIEAARAGNAGRGFAVVANQVKHVSARIGEITTVLNRELAGSLTKLTDLGDSMIERLRSHEGQRCADLALNMIDVIDRNLYERSCDVRWWATDSAVVDCLANKSAETRAYASRRLSVILDSYTVYRDLWIIDAAGNVVANGRPDMYAVHDRNVGEASWFREAMKTPSGADFVAGDIEALPLLKHAHVATYATAIRENGAVDGKPLGALVIFFDWAPQASAVVEGVRLTDEEWRRTRCMIVNASHRVIASSDDKGVLDEQFRLNTDGRSAGFYQLSDGRTVSFAATPGYESYRGLGWYGVIVQSPPA, encoded by the coding sequence ATGTCGAATCCGCTCGAAATCGTCGAACTGACGCATTACGTCAAGAAGCTCGCGACGGGGAAAATCTCCGATATCAACGACATCAATCGCGAGACCACTTTCCTCGCACTCAACGCCCTGATCGAAGCGGCGCGCGCCGGCAATGCGGGGCGCGGCTTCGCGGTCGTGGCGAATCAGGTCAAGCATGTGTCCGCGCGGATCGGCGAAATCACCACGGTGCTCAATCGCGAACTTGCCGGCTCGCTGACCAAGCTGACCGATCTCGGCGACAGCATGATCGAACGGCTGCGTTCGCACGAGGGTCAGCGCTGCGCCGATCTCGCACTGAACATGATCGACGTGATCGACCGCAATCTGTACGAGCGTTCATGCGATGTGCGCTGGTGGGCCACCGACTCCGCGGTGGTCGACTGCCTCGCCAACAAGAGCGCCGAAACGCGGGCGTATGCGTCGCGCCGTCTGTCGGTCATTCTCGACAGCTATACCGTGTACCGTGATTTATGGATCATCGACGCAGCAGGCAATGTGGTCGCGAATGGCCGCCCGGATATGTATGCGGTGCACGACCGTAATGTCGGTGAAGCCAGCTGGTTTCGCGAAGCGATGAAAACGCCTTCGGGCGCGGACTTCGTGGCCGGCGATATCGAGGCGCTGCCGCTTTTGAAACACGCGCACGTCGCGACCTATGCGACGGCGATCCGCGAAAACGGCGCGGTCGACGGCAAGCCGCTCGGTGCGCTGGTGATCTTTTTCGATTGGGCGCCACAAGCGTCGGCCGTCGTTGAAGGCGTGCGGCTCACGGACGAAGAATGGCGGCGCACGCGCTGCATGATCGTCAACGCGTCGCACCGCGTGATTGCGAGTTCGGACGACAAAGGTGTGCTCGACGAACAGTTCCGTCTGAACACCGACGGCCGTTCAGCAGGCTTTTATCAACTGTCTGATGGCCGCACCGTATCGTTCGCCGCCACCCCAGGCTACGAGAGCTATCGCGGCTTGGGGTGGTATGGCGTGATCGTGCAGTCACCTCCGGCTTAA
- a CDS encoding SDR family oxidoreductase has protein sequence MQRLTGKVAIVTGASAGIGRATAKLFAAEGAKVVIAARREAELETLAAEIVSAGGEAAFLAGDVQSEDFAKALVALAVSRFGRLDIAYNNAGTLGEMGPTTGVSEAGWSAALATNLTSAFLGAKHQIPEMLKQGGGSIIFTSTFVGYSFAFPGTAAYAASKAGLIGLTQALAAEYGPQGVRVNAILPGAVDTEMYRGMNDTAESQAFVTGLHALKRVARPEELARSVLYLASDDSSFVTGTASLVDGGASITRT, from the coding sequence ATGCAACGCTTGACAGGAAAAGTCGCCATCGTGACTGGCGCGAGCGCGGGAATTGGCCGTGCCACGGCAAAACTGTTCGCCGCGGAAGGCGCAAAAGTCGTGATCGCCGCGCGCCGCGAAGCTGAACTTGAAACGCTCGCTGCCGAGATCGTCAGCGCAGGCGGCGAGGCGGCGTTTCTGGCGGGCGACGTGCAGTCGGAGGACTTCGCGAAAGCGCTGGTCGCGCTCGCTGTCAGCCGCTTCGGCCGTCTTGACATCGCCTATAACAACGCCGGCACGCTGGGCGAAATGGGCCCGACCACGGGTGTGTCGGAGGCCGGCTGGTCGGCCGCCCTGGCGACCAATCTGACGAGCGCCTTTCTGGGTGCGAAGCACCAGATCCCCGAAATGCTGAAGCAAGGCGGTGGATCGATCATCTTCACGTCGACGTTCGTCGGTTATTCGTTCGCTTTCCCGGGCACCGCGGCATACGCTGCGAGCAAGGCCGGGTTGATTGGGCTGACGCAGGCGCTCGCTGCCGAATATGGACCGCAAGGTGTGCGCGTCAACGCCATTCTGCCCGGCGCCGTGGACACAGAGATGTATCGCGGCATGAACGACACCGCCGAGTCCCAGGCCTTCGTGACCGGCTTGCATGCGCTCAAGCGGGTCGCACGGCCGGAAGAACTCGCCCGCTCGGTGCTTTATCTTGCGTCGGACGACTCGTCCTTCGTGACCGGCACCGCTTCGCTAGTCGACGGCGGCGCATCGATCACGCGCACGTGA